A stretch of DNA from Hydrogenophaga sp. SL48:
CGCAGGCGATGGGGATGTCGGCCATGCTCAGCGCGTCGCCGGCCATGAAGGCTTGTCTCGACAGGTGTTCATTCAGTTGGTTGAACAGCGGCTCGGCAACCGCCACCGACGCGGCAATGACCTGCGGGTTGCGCTGTTCGACCGGCGTGCGGACCCACTGCTTGAAGGCGGGGCTGCCGGCCGGGTTCAGCTCGGTCTGCTGCCAGTCCATCCAGCGCTCGGCGTTGAAGCGCTGCCGGAGGTCTTGCGGGTACAGGGACGAGCCCTCGCGGCAACAGAGGTAGCGCACGATCACGTTCGATTCCCAGAGCGTGAAGTCGCCGTCTTCCAGCAGCGGCACCAGGCCGTTCGGGTTCCGGGCGCGGTAGTCCGGTGTGTTCACGATGCCGTAGGCCAGGCCCGCGTCGATGCGCTCCACCTCCAGCCCGAGCACCTGCGCGCACAGCACCACCTTGCGCACATTGATCGAGCTGATGCGGCCCCAGAGGCGCAGCATGGCGATCAGCCTTGAGCCGCTTCGCGGATGGCCTGCGCCAGCGCCGCGATGCCGATGTGGATCTGCTCCACGCTCGCCGTCACGAAGGACAGGCGCAGCGTGCGCGGGTCGGCGTGGTCGGCGTAGAACGCGGCGCCGGGCACGAAGGCCACGCCCTTGTCCACCGCCTTCGGCAGCAGCTCCACGGCGTTCATGCCTTCGGGCAGGCGCACCCAGAGGAACATGCCGCCGTCGGGCGTGTTCCACACCACGTCCAGGCCGGCCATGTCTTTCTGCAGCGCTTCCAGCATCGCATGGCACTGGCTCTTGTAGAGCGCGCGGATGGTGGGCACATGGCGGTCGATGAAGCCGTCCTTGAGCACCTCGGACACCATGCGCTGGTTGAAGCTGGGGCTGTGCAGGTCGGCCGCCTGCTTGGCCTGCAAGAGTTTGGGCATGATGGCCTTGGGCGCGATCACGTAGCCGAGACGCAGGCCCGGCGCGAGCACCTTGGAGAACGAACCCAGGTAGATGCAGCCCTCAGGGTTGCGCGCGGTCAGCGGCTTCGGGGGCGGCTGGTCGAACCACAGGTCGCCATAGGGGTTGTCTTCCACCAGCGGCAGGCCGATGGCGGCGGCGCGCTCCACCAGCGCCTGGCGGCGTGCTTCGCTCATGCTGCGGCCGGTGGGGTTCTGGAAGTTGGGCAGCACGTAGAGGAACCGTGCGCCCTCGGCCTTGGCGGCCAAGTCTTCAACGTCCACACCTTCGGCATCGCTGTCCACGCTCACGATGTTTGGTTCCATCGGCGTGAAGGCCTGCAGCGCGCCGAGGTAGGTGGGCGTTTCCACCAGCACGGTGCTGCCTTCGTCGATCAGCACCTTGGCCACCAGGTCCAGGCCCTGCTGGCTGCCGGTGGTGATCAGCACCTGATCGGCCGACACGTCCCAGGGCATGCTGGCCGCGACCCATTCGCAGAGCGGGCGGTAGCCTTCACTGGCGGCGTATTGCAGCGCGGCACGGCCGTCGGTGCGCAGCACGGTTTCGCAGGCGGCGGCGAAGGCCTCGACCGGGAAGGTCTTGGGCGAGGGCAGGCCTCCGGCAAAGCTGATGATGCCGGGCTTCTCGGTCACCTTCAGGATCTCGCGGATCACCGATGGGTTCATTTTGTGGGCGCGTTTGGCCAGGGTCCAGGTCATGCTTGTTCTCCTCCGTTGGGGCCGTAAAAGACGACCCAAGTGACAAAATCGTCGCTGAAATTTTCAAAGCGGTGCGCGGCGCCCGCGGGCACAAACAGCACGTCGCCGGTTTGCACGTGTGAGCGCTGTCCTTCAAGCCAGAAACCCGACGTGCCGTGCTGCACCACATACAACTCGTCCTGCGCGTGCGGCTGCTGAATGTCGCGCCCGAGCCCCGAAGCGGCGGGCGCGAACAGTTCCACGCGCATGCTGCCGTGCGCCAGCGCCCGCACGAACGGGGTGCCTTGCGGGTAGTCAGGGCCGGGCGCCTGCGGCAGGGCCT
This window harbors:
- a CDS encoding aminotransferase-like domain-containing protein, giving the protein MTWTLAKRAHKMNPSVIREILKVTEKPGIISFAGGLPSPKTFPVEAFAAACETVLRTDGRAALQYAASEGYRPLCEWVAASMPWDVSADQVLITTGSQQGLDLVAKVLIDEGSTVLVETPTYLGALQAFTPMEPNIVSVDSDAEGVDVEDLAAKAEGARFLYVLPNFQNPTGRSMSEARRQALVERAAAIGLPLVEDNPYGDLWFDQPPPKPLTARNPEGCIYLGSFSKVLAPGLRLGYVIAPKAIMPKLLQAKQAADLHSPSFNQRMVSEVLKDGFIDRHVPTIRALYKSQCHAMLEALQKDMAGLDVVWNTPDGGMFLWVRLPEGMNAVELLPKAVDKGVAFVPGAAFYADHADPRTLRLSFVTASVEQIHIGIAALAQAIREAAQG
- a CDS encoding cupin domain-containing protein — encoded protein: MKADFLALLQALPQAPGPDYPQGTPFVRALAHGSMRVELFAPAASGLGRDIQQPHAQDELYVVQHGTSGFWLEGQRSHVQTGDVLFVPAGAAHRFENFSDDFVTWVVFYGPNGGEQA
- a CDS encoding glutathione S-transferase family protein — protein: MLRLWGRISSINVRKVVLCAQVLGLEVERIDAGLAYGIVNTPDYRARNPNGLVPLLEDGDFTLWESNVIVRYLCCREGSSLYPQDLRQRFNAERWMDWQQTELNPAGSPAFKQWVRTPVEQRNPQVIAASVAVAEPLFNQLNEHLSRQAFMAGDALSMADIPIACEVHRWWGLPQPRPAWPHLERWYAQWLSLPASRGVLDLPLS